The Crocosphaera sp. UHCC 0190 genome includes a region encoding these proteins:
- a CDS encoding ABC transporter transmembrane domain-containing protein → MKNYLFSPSEETNKLTLQSGEKNQQIIQRIRQILESISETDDPGQDLANKFEILGFNWGEIITNLPKEPQTTGQNSVSSSDVYLICQGQVRLVSFHQGKEREVSINLLREGDVFGGDSVWNEIIWPYQAIAAGTVPTASVQVAKISQQTLKPYLDKLPKLQAHWQTEAKQRQTLIFFKTFTELGDLSSRRLQQLLPYVRERQIPAGENLAAIAKKEPSHCWLRQGQIKSYPLNIGSAWGYPAKIPPDWVAQSELYLYQILASDWDKVKAIAPMLDPTSENPSVPIPAPTLPPPREAIAPTPSPIITPPDRETPEINFPKPLKRRRKLWQNYPFIEQQSSADCGATCLAMISQYWGKRLSLNFLRDLAGVGRSGASLKNLARAAESLGYQARPVRASLNRLVEEKNPWIAHWQGDHYVVVYRVKGDRLLVADPAKGKRFIPRQEFLAGWTGYALLLDPTEGLNQVPTEKRSLGRFLRLLLPYRNISIQVILASFLIQIFGLVSPLFTQIILDKVVVNKSLTTLNVFAIGVLLFGIWSVLLSGVRQYLLSYLSNRLDLTMIGGFIRHALLLPLRFFESRHVGDIITRVNENQKIQQFLLNQVVLAWLDFLMGFVYLGLMLYYNWQLTLLIVALIPPIMLLTLGATPLLRHVSREVFNRSAEQNSALVETITGVATIKATATERELRWRWEDHLTNYLNARFRGQKLGINLQAASGLINSIGSTALLWYGATLVIQDHLTIGQFVAFNMMIGKVLSPVLSMANLWDELQEVLISVERLNDIFDTKPEETPGQPMLQLPLIKGDVKFDNVTFRYDLDEERNTLQNISFAVKAGQTVAIVGRSGSGKTTLVKLLQGLYQVEQGKICIDDHDLHHVSPHSLRSQLGVVPQECFLFSGTILDNITLYRPEFSLDQAIKAAQLAEAHAFIQSMPLGYNTKVGERGTNLSGGQRQRIAIARALLGEPRILILDEATSSLDTESERRFQQNLTRLSRNRTTFIIAHRLSTVRNADCILVLERGILAEKGTHEELIALKGIYAHLAEQQLNL, encoded by the coding sequence ATGAAAAACTACTTGTTTTCTCCCTCGGAAGAAACAAACAAGCTAACTCTTCAATCTGGTGAAAAAAATCAGCAAATAATCCAGAGAATTAGACAAATACTTGAGTCTATTTCTGAAACAGACGACCCAGGACAAGATCTAGCTAACAAATTTGAAATATTAGGATTTAATTGGGGAGAAATTATCACAAACTTACCCAAAGAACCCCAAACAACTGGACAAAATTCTGTGAGTTCTTCTGATGTCTACTTAATTTGTCAGGGACAAGTCAGGTTAGTCAGTTTCCATCAGGGAAAAGAGCGAGAAGTTTCGATTAACTTACTGAGAGAAGGAGATGTATTTGGAGGGGACTCTGTCTGGAATGAAATAATATGGCCCTATCAAGCGATCGCGGCCGGAACAGTCCCCACCGCATCCGTACAAGTGGCTAAAATTTCTCAGCAAACCCTCAAACCCTATTTGGACAAGCTGCCAAAACTTCAGGCCCATTGGCAAACAGAAGCGAAACAACGACAAACCTTAATCTTTTTCAAAACTTTTACTGAATTGGGGGATCTCTCCAGTCGTCGACTCCAACAACTATTACCCTATGTCAGAGAAAGGCAGATCCCTGCAGGAGAGAATTTAGCAGCAATCGCAAAGAAAGAACCTAGTCATTGCTGGTTGCGTCAAGGACAAATTAAGTCCTATCCCCTCAATATTGGTAGTGCTTGGGGATATCCCGCCAAAATCCCCCCAGACTGGGTTGCTCAAAGCGAACTGTATCTTTATCAAATTCTGGCATCAGATTGGGACAAAGTAAAGGCGATCGCACCCATGTTAGATCCCACATCAGAAAACCCATCTGTCCCTATTCCTGCCCCCACCTTGCCTCCCCCTAGAGAAGCGATCGCTCCAACACCCTCACCCATCATCACACCTCCCGACCGAGAAACACCCGAAATCAACTTTCCCAAACCCTTAAAACGACGGCGAAAATTATGGCAAAATTACCCCTTTATTGAACAACAAAGTTCGGCTGACTGTGGAGCCACTTGTTTAGCGATGATTTCTCAATATTGGGGAAAGCGTCTAAGTCTCAATTTTTTGCGAGATTTAGCGGGAGTGGGACGCTCCGGGGCCTCCTTAAAAAATTTAGCTAGGGCTGCGGAAAGTTTAGGGTATCAAGCACGGCCCGTGCGAGCCAGTTTAAACCGTTTAGTGGAAGAAAAAAACCCTTGGATCGCCCATTGGCAAGGGGATCATTATGTCGTTGTGTATCGGGTGAAAGGCGATCGCCTGTTAGTTGCTGATCCGGCCAAAGGAAAACGTTTCATTCCCCGTCAAGAATTTTTGGCTGGATGGACAGGTTACGCTTTATTGTTAGACCCCACGGAAGGATTAAACCAAGTTCCTACGGAAAAACGCTCTCTCGGTCGATTTTTGCGGTTACTGTTGCCCTATCGTAACATCAGTATTCAAGTCATCCTCGCGTCTTTTCTGATTCAGATTTTTGGGCTAGTCAGTCCCTTATTTACCCAGATTATCTTAGATAAAGTCGTCGTTAACAAAAGTCTCACCACCTTAAATGTGTTTGCGATCGGGGTGCTGTTATTTGGCATCTGGAGTGTATTGTTATCTGGGGTGAGACAGTACCTCTTAAGCTATCTTTCTAACCGCCTGGATCTAACAATGATAGGCGGTTTTATTCGTCATGCGCTGTTACTGCCCCTAAGATTTTTTGAATCCCGTCATGTGGGGGATATCATTACACGGGTCAATGAAAACCAAAAAATTCAGCAATTTTTGCTCAATCAAGTTGTTTTAGCTTGGTTAGATTTCTTGATGGGATTTGTTTATTTAGGGTTGATGCTTTATTACAACTGGCAGCTAACCCTCTTAATTGTGGCATTGATTCCGCCGATTATGCTCTTGACCCTAGGAGCAACCCCCTTATTACGTCATGTTTCGAGAGAGGTGTTTAATCGGTCTGCGGAGCAAAATTCAGCCTTAGTGGAAACCATCACCGGGGTGGCCACGATTAAAGCGACGGCCACCGAGCGAGAATTGCGCTGGCGTTGGGAAGATCATCTCACAAATTATCTCAATGCGCGATTTCGGGGCCAGAAATTAGGGATTAACTTACAAGCGGCCAGTGGGTTAATTAATTCTATCGGTAGTACCGCTTTGCTTTGGTATGGGGCGACTTTGGTGATTCAAGATCATCTAACCATTGGTCAATTTGTGGCCTTTAATATGATGATCGGTAAGGTTCTTAGTCCTGTTCTTTCAATGGCGAATCTTTGGGATGAACTGCAAGAGGTACTAATTTCGGTGGAACGGTTGAACGATATTTTTGACACGAAACCCGAAGAAACCCCAGGTCAACCCATGTTACAGTTACCTCTGATCAAAGGTGATGTCAAATTTGACAATGTGACCTTTCGTTATGATCTTGATGAGGAACGCAACACCCTTCAGAATATTTCCTTTGCGGTAAAAGCGGGTCAAACGGTTGCTATTGTAGGCCGAAGTGGTTCGGGTAAAACGACCTTAGTTAAGTTGCTTCAGGGACTTTATCAGGTGGAACAGGGCAAAATCTGCATTGATGATCATGATCTGCACCATGTCTCTCCCCACTCTCTGCGTTCTCAATTGGGTGTGGTTCCCCAGGAATGTTTCTTATTCTCTGGCACTATTTTAGACAATATTACTCTGTATCGTCCTGAATTTAGTTTAGATCAAGCTATCAAAGCGGCACAACTGGCAGAAGCACACGCTTTTATCCAGAGTATGCCTTTAGGATATAACACCAAAGTGGGAGAACGGGGAACGAATTTATCCGGGGGACAGCGACAAAGAATTGCGATCGCCCGTGCTTTATTGGGAGAACCCCGCATTCTCATTTTAGATGAGGCTACCAGTTCCCTTGATACGGAGTCTGAACGGCGATTTCAACAAAATCTGACTCGTCTATCCCGCAATCGTACCACTTTTATTATTGCCCATCGTCTTTCTACGGTTCGCAATGCTGATTGCATCCTTGTTTTGGAACGGGGTATTTTGGCTGAAAAGGGAACTCACGAGGAGCTTATCGCTTTAAAAGGAATTTATGCTCACTTAGCTGAACAACAACTTAATCTTTAG